The Chryseolinea soli genome contains a region encoding:
- a CDS encoding RluA family pseudouridine synthase: MTKPPVPFTVIFEDNHLLVVNKSPGILVQGDSTGDVPLVELGKQYIKEKYRKPGEVFLGVVHRLDRPVSGVVVLARTSKALERMNALFREKETVKTYWAIVRSKPPQPEGTLIHWLQKDEKKNKTTVYKKETGNALRSELSYKVLGSAEGHWLLQVNPVTGRSHQIRAQLASMGCPIKGDVKYGDDTANEDGSIYLHARRLSFIHPVKKEPITLEAPVPVMGIWKYFVKFDET, encoded by the coding sequence ATGACAAAACCCCCAGTTCCCTTCACCGTCATCTTCGAAGACAACCATTTATTGGTCGTCAACAAATCACCCGGCATCCTTGTGCAGGGCGATTCTACGGGAGATGTGCCCTTGGTGGAGTTGGGGAAGCAATACATCAAAGAAAAATATCGCAAGCCCGGTGAAGTTTTCCTGGGTGTCGTGCATCGCCTGGATCGCCCCGTAAGCGGTGTGGTGGTGCTGGCGCGTACATCCAAGGCGTTGGAGCGCATGAACGCGCTCTTTCGCGAAAAAGAAACGGTGAAGACCTATTGGGCGATCGTCCGGTCAAAGCCTCCTCAACCCGAAGGCACGCTCATCCATTGGCTCCAGAAAGACGAAAAGAAAAACAAAACCACGGTATACAAAAAAGAAACCGGCAACGCCCTGCGTTCTGAGCTTAGCTACAAAGTTCTCGGTTCGGCCGAAGGGCATTGGCTGCTGCAAGTCAACCCCGTGACCGGGCGCTCGCACCAGATCCGCGCCCAATTGGCCAGCATGGGCTGCCCCATCAAAGGCGATGTGAAGTATGGTGACGATACCGCCAACGAAGACGGCAGCATCTATCTCCATGCGCGACGCCTGTCATTCATTCACCCGGTGAAGAAAGAACCCATAACCCTGGAAGCGCCTGTTCCCGTTATGGGTATATGGAAATATTTTGTAAAATTTGATGAAACGTAG
- a CDS encoding sensor histidine kinase, translating into MSKKSTIPSLDFYQNNSNIKWVVLVASVLISIGSIYYTNILVDQLKDRERQQVQLYAKAIEYTANDEGTGDVNFIAQEILFQNNSIPIIQVSDSNKVLSSRNVDVDDTWSEKKRNAFLKKEMQIMRETYEPIKVTLRDPQTGEVFGTQFIYYKNSFLLKQLIAYPYIQLSVIAIFGFIAYLAFNYSKAAEQNRVWVGLAKETAHQLGTPLSSLMAWVEVLRDDPDMKHKGTVEELEKDIQKLRIVTERFSSIGSIPTLKKENIVSLINNVVNYLRPRVSSRVRMEVFTLSENIFANVHAPLFEWVIENLSKNAVDAMGNSGLIAIKVLRGNEGKIFIDISDTGKGIPRSKIDQVFRPGFTTKKRGWGLGLTLAKRIIETYHDGKIFVKSSEENLGTTFRIVLNAA; encoded by the coding sequence ATGAGTAAAAAAAGTACGATTCCGTCGCTGGACTTCTACCAGAACAACTCCAATATCAAGTGGGTGGTGCTGGTGGCCTCTGTGCTGATCAGCATCGGTTCGATCTACTACACCAACATTTTGGTGGACCAGCTGAAAGATCGCGAACGCCAGCAGGTGCAACTCTATGCCAAAGCCATCGAATACACCGCCAACGACGAGGGCACGGGCGACGTGAACTTCATCGCCCAGGAGATCCTGTTCCAAAATAATTCCATTCCCATCATCCAGGTGAGCGACAGCAACAAAGTGCTTTCCTCGCGCAACGTGGACGTGGACGACACGTGGTCGGAGAAAAAAAGGAATGCCTTTTTAAAAAAGGAAATGCAGATCATGCGCGAAACCTATGAGCCCATCAAGGTGACGTTGCGCGATCCGCAAACCGGCGAGGTCTTTGGCACACAATTCATTTATTATAAAAATTCTTTTTTGCTAAAACAGCTTATCGCCTACCCCTACATACAGCTTTCGGTCATTGCCATTTTTGGGTTTATTGCCTACCTGGCCTTTAACTATTCCAAAGCAGCGGAGCAAAACCGCGTATGGGTGGGACTGGCAAAGGAAACCGCCCACCAATTGGGCACGCCCCTGTCGTCGTTGATGGCCTGGGTGGAGGTGTTGCGCGACGACCCGGATATGAAACACAAGGGGACGGTGGAGGAACTGGAGAAGGACATTCAGAAGCTCCGGATCGTGACCGAGCGCTTCTCCAGCATTGGCTCCATCCCAACCCTGAAAAAAGAGAACATTGTGTCGCTCATCAACAATGTGGTCAACTATCTCCGGCCACGGGTGTCGTCGCGGGTGCGGATGGAGGTGTTCACGCTTTCGGAGAATATCTTTGCCAATGTCCACGCCCCGCTTTTCGAGTGGGTGATTGAAAACCTGTCCAAGAACGCGGTCGATGCCATGGGCAACAGCGGGCTCATCGCCATCAAGGTGCTGCGGGGCAACGAGGGCAAGATCTTTATCGACATTTCGGATACCGGCAAGGGCATTCCCCGTTCCAAGATCGACCAGGTGTTCCGGCCGGGGTTCACTACTAAGAAAAGAGGTTGGGGGTTAGGCCTCACGCTGGCCAAACGGATCATCGAAACTTACCACGATGGCAAAATTTTCGTGAAGTCGTCGGAAGAAAACCTGGGTACAACTTTCAGGATTGTGCTGAACGCGGCTTGA
- a CDS encoding ABC transporter ATP-binding protein — protein sequence MEAALIAQHVTKRYTNHVALDQVSLTIPQQTIFGLLGPNGAGKTTLIRIINQIINADSGEISIFGDPLQPKHIGTIGYLPEERGLYKKLKVGEQLVYLAQLKGLSRKDASEKSKAWMRKFEITDWWNKKVEDLSKGMAQKVQFISTVMHEPRLIILDEPFSGFDPVNAQLITQEILELKAKGCTIIFSTHRMETVEDLCDHIALINKSKKILEGSKKQVKDTYRTNTFVVEHKGTFNLSSDGYELVEQKNIEDTFFRSVIRSRHVTSPNQLIRDLTNVTEVHSFIEKIPTMSEIFITLVKGGSDE from the coding sequence GTGGAGGCCGCATTAATCGCTCAACACGTTACCAAGCGCTATACCAACCACGTAGCCCTGGACCAGGTAAGCCTGACCATTCCGCAACAAACCATCTTTGGTTTGCTGGGACCCAATGGCGCCGGGAAGACCACCCTTATCCGCATCATCAATCAGATCATCAACGCCGACAGCGGCGAGATCTCCATTTTTGGAGACCCCCTGCAGCCCAAACACATCGGCACTATCGGCTATTTGCCGGAGGAGCGCGGGTTGTACAAGAAACTGAAAGTGGGCGAGCAACTGGTATACCTCGCGCAACTCAAAGGACTGTCGCGCAAGGATGCTTCCGAAAAAAGCAAAGCCTGGATGCGGAAATTCGAGATCACCGATTGGTGGAACAAGAAGGTGGAGGACCTCAGCAAGGGCATGGCGCAAAAAGTGCAGTTCATCAGCACGGTGATGCACGAACCCAGGCTGATCATTTTAGATGAACCCTTCTCCGGCTTCGACCCGGTGAACGCGCAGTTGATCACCCAAGAGATCCTGGAGCTGAAAGCAAAAGGCTGCACCATCATTTTCTCCACCCACCGCATGGAGACCGTAGAAGATCTTTGTGACCACATCGCGCTCATCAACAAATCCAAAAAGATCCTGGAGGGCTCCAAGAAGCAAGTGAAGGATACGTATCGCACCAACACGTTTGTGGTGGAACATAAGGGCACCTTCAATCTTTCCAGCGATGGGTATGAATTGGTGGAGCAAAAAAATATAGAAGACACCTTCTTCCGATCGGTCATACGATCAAGACATGTTACTTCGCCCAATCAACTGATCCGCGATCTGACCAACGTTACCGAAGTGCACAGCTTTATTGAAAAAATACCGACCATGAGCGAGATCTTCATTACCCTGGTGAAAGGAGGCAGCGATGAATAA
- a CDS encoding nuclear transport factor 2 family protein, which yields METMINALIESYVSALAQRSIETIDSLLHPEFKVIVNKSVPHQLSTFLSKTSYLDLIRSGKAGGDDYKIEDLSIHVMGPTAMAQYTLHGRQTIMHVFLQFIQEDEDWKIVSNMPYVTACAHA from the coding sequence ATGGAAACCATGATCAACGCCCTTATTGAAAGCTACGTCTCAGCCCTTGCGCAACGATCAATTGAAACGATCGATTCACTTCTCCATCCGGAGTTCAAAGTGATCGTAAACAAAAGCGTACCCCATCAATTGTCCACCTTTCTTTCCAAGACAAGCTACCTCGACCTGATCCGCAGCGGCAAAGCGGGTGGGGATGACTACAAGATCGAAGACTTGTCTATCCACGTGATGGGCCCCACGGCGATGGCGCAGTACACCTTACACGGCCGTCAAACGATCATGCACGTGTTTCTGCAGTTCATACAAGAAGATGAGGATTGGAAGATCGTGAGCAACATGCCCTACGTGACGGCATGTGCGCATGCGTAA
- a CDS encoding ABC transporter permease yields the protein MNKIFLIIQREFLNRVQKKSFLIATIVLPLIFPAIMAVLVYFSIQQKKNATRQTIQYVDESGFFVPDTSKFVFKKLAIDVRAAKEAFQSSDDYGLLYIPKLELSHPNGVTLYTKINPSPNDIGNLEGMLENQIRELKMQKFNVDQKVLDSLKTDVPIENLNVADAGQEKKSNSNILLGVGVAAGILMYMFIFIYGAQIMQGIIEEKTSKVVEVIVSSVRPFQLMMGKIIGLASVGLLQFLIWIVLITTLSSVVLAYFGVQMPQQQMMQEVAQNNPNMQGPESVEILKMLSQIPFGYVIFNFLFYFLGGYLLYGALFAAVGSAVDSPAEAQQFMFPITIPLLISYFGLFTFIMNDPHSTVSVWLSIIPFTSPIAMMGRIAFGVPAWQLALSMVSLILGFMLTTWVAGRIYRVGILMHGTKINYKVMAKWFMMKG from the coding sequence ATGAATAAGATATTTTTAATTATCCAGCGCGAATTTCTGAACCGCGTTCAGAAAAAATCCTTTCTCATCGCCACCATTGTGTTGCCCTTGATCTTCCCGGCCATCATGGCGGTGCTGGTGTATTTCTCGATTCAGCAAAAGAAAAATGCCACGCGACAGACCATTCAATACGTGGATGAAAGCGGTTTCTTTGTGCCCGACACGTCGAAATTTGTTTTCAAAAAATTGGCCATCGATGTGAGAGCGGCGAAGGAGGCCTTTCAATCGTCAGACGACTATGGATTGCTTTACATTCCCAAGCTTGAATTGTCGCACCCCAACGGAGTGACACTCTACACCAAGATCAATCCCAGCCCCAACGATATCGGCAACCTGGAAGGCATGCTCGAAAACCAGATCCGGGAATTGAAAATGCAGAAGTTCAATGTCGATCAAAAAGTTTTGGACAGCCTCAAGACCGATGTGCCCATTGAAAATTTGAATGTGGCCGATGCGGGGCAAGAGAAAAAATCCAACTCCAACATACTGTTGGGTGTGGGGGTGGCCGCAGGCATTCTCATGTATATGTTCATCTTCATCTACGGTGCGCAAATCATGCAGGGGATCATCGAAGAAAAAACCAGCAAGGTGGTGGAAGTGATCGTGTCGTCGGTGCGGCCGTTTCAATTGATGATGGGCAAGATCATCGGGCTGGCGTCGGTTGGGTTGCTGCAGTTCCTCATTTGGATCGTGCTCATCACCACGCTTTCGTCGGTTGTGCTGGCCTATTTTGGTGTGCAGATGCCGCAGCAGCAAATGATGCAGGAGGTGGCGCAAAACAATCCGAACATGCAAGGCCCCGAATCGGTGGAGATCTTGAAGATGCTAAGTCAGATTCCTTTCGGGTATGTGATCTTCAACTTCTTGTTTTATTTCCTGGGTGGATATTTATTGTACGGCGCCTTGTTTGCCGCCGTGGGTTCTGCGGTGGATAGTCCCGCCGAAGCACAACAATTCATGTTCCCGATCACCATTCCCTTGCTGATCTCCTACTTTGGTTTGTTCACCTTTATTATGAACGACCCCCACAGCACGGTGAGCGTCTGGCTCTCCATCATCCCCTTCACTTCGCCCATTGCCATGATGGGACGCATCGCCTTTGGCGTGCCCGCCTGGCAGCTGGCGCTCTCTATGGTTTCCCTGATCTTAGGATTTATGCTCACCACCTGGGTGGCGGGGCGGATCTACCGCGTGGGCATTCTCATGCATGGCACCAAGATCAACTACAAGGTGATGGCCAAGTGGTTTATGATGAAGGGATAA
- a CDS encoding DUF6787 family protein, with protein MEQASWMERLKQRWKLGSALQVVMVLVVFACTGFTVLFIKKPILNFLAGDEGNSTLASVLYYIFILPLYNVVLLAYGFLFGQFNFFWEFEKRSFNRIFNRKKNKPS; from the coding sequence ATGGAACAAGCCTCGTGGATGGAACGGTTAAAGCAGCGCTGGAAGCTGGGCAGCGCTTTGCAAGTGGTGATGGTTCTTGTGGTTTTTGCGTGCACTGGGTTCACGGTCCTTTTCATCAAGAAGCCCATCCTGAATTTTCTGGCTGGCGACGAGGGCAACTCCACCTTGGCATCGGTGCTGTACTACATCTTCATTCTCCCGCTGTATAATGTCGTGCTGCTGGCCTATGGATTTTTATTCGGACAATTCAACTTCTTCTGGGAGTTCGAGAAGCGGTCGTTCAATCGCATTTTCAATCGGAAAAAGAACAAGCCTTCGTGA
- the obgE gene encoding GTPase ObgE, with protein MSSPNFIDYVKFCSRSGHGGAGYLHFHREKFIQHGGPDGGNGGRGGHVILRGNAQHWTLLHLKYRKHVIATNGNRGEEQDRTGHDGEDEILDVPLGTVAKRADTEEILFEITEDGKEYILTPGGRGGKGNAFFATSTNQAPQHAQPGEPGKEEWIVLELKLLADVGLVGFPNAGKSTLLSVVSAAKPKIGDYPFTTLTPNLGVVSYRDAHSFVMADIPGIIEGAAEGKGLGIRFLRHIERNSLLLFMIPADAKDIGVEYDILLNELRKYNPELLDKKRLLAISKADMLDDELKEAIKKELPTELPSVFISSITSQGITELKDLIWKNLH; from the coding sequence GTGTCCTCACCAAACTTTATTGACTACGTAAAATTTTGTTCCCGCTCGGGTCACGGAGGTGCGGGGTATTTGCATTTTCATCGCGAGAAATTTATTCAACACGGCGGTCCCGATGGCGGCAACGGGGGCCGTGGGGGTCACGTGATCCTGCGTGGCAACGCCCAGCATTGGACACTCCTCCACTTGAAGTATCGGAAGCACGTGATCGCCACCAACGGCAACCGCGGCGAAGAACAGGACCGGACCGGCCACGACGGCGAAGACGAGATCCTGGACGTGCCCCTGGGCACCGTGGCCAAGCGCGCCGACACCGAGGAGATCCTTTTCGAGATCACCGAAGACGGCAAAGAATACATCCTCACACCCGGTGGTCGCGGCGGCAAAGGCAACGCCTTTTTTGCAACCTCCACCAACCAGGCCCCCCAACACGCCCAACCCGGCGAGCCCGGCAAAGAGGAGTGGATTGTTTTGGAATTGAAACTACTGGCCGACGTCGGTTTAGTGGGGTTCCCCAATGCAGGGAAATCTACCCTGCTCTCGGTGGTGTCGGCAGCCAAACCGAAGATCGGCGACTATCCCTTCACCACCCTCACCCCAAACCTGGGCGTGGTGTCCTATCGCGACGCACACTCTTTTGTCATGGCCGACATTCCCGGCATCATTGAAGGCGCGGCCGAAGGAAAAGGGCTGGGTATCCGTTTCCTCCGCCACATCGAACGAAATTCTTTACTGCTGTTCATGATCCCCGCCGACGCCAAAGACATCGGGGTGGAATACGATATTTTATTGAACGAGCTGCGCAAATACAATCCCGAGCTTTTGGACAAAAAGCGGCTTTTGGCCATTTCCAAGGCCGATATGCTGGACGACGAATTGAAAGAAGCCATCAAAAAAGAGCTCCCAACCGAACTGCCCTCCGTGTTTATCTCCTCCATAACCTCGCAAGGAATCACCGAATTGAAGGATCTGATCTGGAAAAACCTGCATTAA
- a CDS encoding nucleotide exchange factor GrpE — translation MENHANENEMSKNEEMISENNEAAENVSAQQETPVAENGTKEGASAENVVVDPAIKLQQELDEQKDKYIRLYSEFDNFRRRTAKEKLELIQSANEQLLNKLLPVADDFDRAEKSFKDKNDKELEGFFLIANKFRKTLEQSGVKVMEINAQTEFNPDLHEAITQIPVPDAAQKGKIVDVVEKGYLLNDKVIRFAKVVVGS, via the coding sequence ATGGAAAACCACGCAAATGAAAACGAAATGAGCAAAAACGAAGAAATGATCTCTGAAAATAACGAGGCAGCAGAAAATGTGTCAGCCCAGCAGGAAACCCCTGTGGCGGAAAACGGCACCAAAGAAGGTGCTTCCGCGGAAAATGTGGTGGTAGACCCCGCCATCAAGCTGCAGCAGGAATTGGATGAGCAAAAAGATAAATACATCCGTCTCTACTCCGAATTCGACAACTTCCGTCGCCGCACGGCCAAGGAAAAGCTCGAACTCATCCAGTCTGCCAACGAACAATTGCTGAACAAGCTTCTCCCCGTAGCCGACGATTTTGATCGCGCCGAAAAATCGTTCAAAGACAAGAACGATAAAGAACTGGAGGGCTTTTTCCTTATCGCCAATAAATTCAGAAAGACCCTGGAGCAATCCGGTGTGAAGGTGATGGAGATCAACGCCCAGACCGAGTTCAACCCCGACCTTCACGAAGCCATCACCCAGATCCCCGTGCCCGACGCAGCCCAGAAAGGAAAAATCGTGGACGTGGTCGAGAAAGGTTATCTATTAAATGACAAAGTAATACGATTTGCCAAGGTGGTTGTCGGAAGTTAA
- the dnaJ gene encoding molecular chaperone DnaJ: MSTKRDYYEILGVSKTASADEIKKAYRKVAIQFHPDKNPDNKEAEEQFKEAAEAYEVLSDADKRAKYDRFGHARPGNGGFGGHEMNMEDIFSQFGDIFGGGGGGSPFESFFGGSSRGGGRRQRKGSNLRIKLKLTLEEVAHGVEKKIKVNRLIRAEGVTFKTCTTCQGSGQVRKVVNTMLGQMVSASTCPTCDGSGQVIEKRPAGVDSSGLVSKEEILSVKIPAGVADGMQLSMSGKGNEAPGGGIAGDLLILIEEQEDKALKRDGNNLVYDLYISFIDAAIGTSIEVPSVSGKVKIKIDPGTQSGKILRLRGKGLKDVNGYETGDQLIYVNVWTPKKLTSEERAKLESLRTSHNFEPQPDANEKGFFERMKEFFN, from the coding sequence ATGTCAACGAAAAGAGACTACTACGAAATCCTGGGGGTCAGCAAAACTGCCTCTGCCGACGAGATCAAGAAGGCCTATCGCAAGGTGGCCATCCAATTCCATCCGGATAAAAATCCGGACAACAAGGAGGCGGAGGAACAATTCAAGGAAGCAGCCGAGGCCTACGAGGTGTTGAGCGATGCCGACAAGCGCGCGAAATACGACCGCTTCGGCCATGCCCGTCCCGGCAACGGTGGCTTTGGAGGTCATGAAATGAACATGGAGGACATCTTCAGCCAGTTTGGTGACATCTTTGGTGGCGGCGGAGGAGGAAGTCCTTTTGAAAGTTTCTTTGGTGGTTCCAGCCGTGGTGGCGGACGACGCCAGCGGAAGGGCTCAAACCTGCGGATCAAACTGAAGCTCACGCTGGAGGAAGTGGCCCACGGTGTAGAGAAAAAGATCAAGGTAAACCGCTTGATCCGTGCAGAAGGCGTAACCTTCAAGACCTGCACGACCTGCCAGGGCTCCGGCCAGGTCCGCAAGGTGGTGAACACCATGCTGGGTCAAATGGTATCGGCCAGCACCTGCCCCACCTGTGACGGCTCGGGACAAGTGATCGAAAAAAGACCTGCCGGCGTGGATAGCTCCGGTCTGGTTTCCAAAGAAGAGATCCTCAGCGTAAAAATACCGGCCGGTGTAGCCGATGGCATGCAACTCTCCATGTCGGGCAAAGGCAACGAGGCCCCTGGGGGCGGCATAGCCGGCGACCTGCTCATCCTTATCGAAGAACAGGAAGACAAGGCCCTGAAGCGCGATGGCAACAACCTCGTGTACGACCTTTATATCAGTTTTATCGACGCGGCTATCGGTACAAGCATCGAAGTGCCGTCGGTTAGCGGGAAGGTGAAGATCAAGATCGACCCCGGCACCCAGAGCGGAAAGATCCTCCGGTTGCGTGGAAAAGGCCTAAAAGACGTGAATGGCTATGAAACCGGCGACCAACTGATCTATGTGAATGTATGGACGCCCAAAAAGCTGACATCAGAAGAAAGGGCCAAATTGGAGAGTTTGAGGACCTCACATAACTTCGAACCACAACCCGATGCGAACGAAAAAGGCTTTTTTGAGCGAATGAAGGAGTTTTTCAATTAA
- a CDS encoding adenylate kinase has protein sequence MINLILFGPPGAGKGTQSAKIIEKYSLMHISTGDLFRKHLKEGTPLGKLAQDYMSKGNLVPDQLVIDMVDDKIKSSGQIAGIIFDGFPRTTPQAEALDKLLASKGAPIKVLIELVVPEEELKKRLAERAVKENRPDDAKPEVIANRISVYKAETVSVADYYKKLGKYSSIVGVGDIENIFSNLCREIDKSLLL, from the coding sequence ATGATCAACCTTATTCTCTTTGGCCCCCCCGGCGCAGGTAAAGGCACACAAAGTGCTAAAATCATTGAAAAATATTCGCTCATGCACATCTCTACGGGCGACCTTTTCCGCAAACACCTCAAAGAAGGAACACCCCTCGGCAAACTTGCCCAGGATTATATGTCGAAAGGAAATCTCGTGCCCGATCAATTGGTGATCGACATGGTAGACGATAAAATAAAGAGCAGTGGTCAGATCGCCGGCATCATCTTCGACGGCTTCCCCCGCACCACACCCCAGGCCGAAGCACTCGACAAATTGCTGGCCTCGAAGGGCGCCCCTATCAAAGTGCTCATCGAACTGGTTGTTCCTGAAGAAGAATTGAAGAAGCGACTGGCCGAACGCGCCGTAAAAGAAAACCGTCCCGACGATGCCAAGCCCGAAGTGATCGCAAACCGGATCAGCGTCTACAAAGCAGAGACCGTTTCGGTTGCCGACTACTATAAAAAGCTGGGCAAGTATTCATCCATCGTAGGCGTTGGTGACATTGAAAATATTTTTTCAAACCTTTGCCGCGAGATCGATAAAAGCCTGCTGCTCTAG
- the atpC gene encoding ATP synthase F1 subunit epsilon, which produces MHLEILTPEKKVFEGDVTSATFPGADGSFQVLDHHAPLISLLKEGVVEYKGKEGAKHVTVTGGVVEVLKNKVILLATGVIG; this is translated from the coding sequence ATGCATCTTGAAATATTAACCCCCGAAAAAAAGGTTTTTGAAGGCGACGTAACTTCGGCCACCTTTCCCGGCGCCGACGGATCGTTCCAGGTGCTCGATCACCATGCTCCCCTTATCAGCTTGCTGAAAGAAGGCGTGGTGGAATACAAAGGCAAGGAAGGCGCCAAGCATGTTACCGTCACCGGTGGCGTGGTGGAAGTGCTGAAAAACAAAGTGATCCTTTTGGCAACCGGCGTGATCGGTTGA
- a CDS encoding Crp/Fnr family transcriptional regulator, translating to MFHALHKLLSAIRPITQEEWLTFTSCLTEKNFPAKTVCLSAGQVCRGLYFIETGAVRSYALKNGQEICNHFYFENEFASDFESLTLQQPSKHTLETLEETRIVYGDREKMLALYKRAPVFESIGRAIVEQMMIRQNAYAGLFTLYSPTERYQFVVEHHPELVRRVPLQYLATYLGVARETLSRIRARISD from the coding sequence ATGTTTCACGCGCTACATAAATTGCTTTCGGCCATCCGCCCCATCACCCAGGAAGAGTGGCTCACCTTCACATCGTGCCTTACGGAAAAAAACTTCCCCGCGAAAACCGTGTGCCTGTCGGCGGGGCAGGTTTGTCGCGGATTATATTTTATTGAAACGGGCGCCGTGCGCTCTTATGCACTAAAGAATGGCCAGGAGATCTGCAATCATTTCTATTTCGAGAATGAGTTTGCCAGCGATTTTGAAAGCCTTACGCTCCAGCAACCGTCAAAGCATACATTAGAAACATTGGAAGAGACGCGCATCGTGTATGGCGACCGTGAAAAGATGTTGGCGTTGTATAAACGCGCACCTGTGTTTGAATCTATCGGAAGGGCTATCGTGGAACAAATGATGATCCGCCAAAATGCTTATGCAGGGTTGTTTACTTTATACTCGCCTACGGAGCGTTATCAATTTGTGGTGGAGCATCATCCCGAATTGGTGCGCCGGGTGCCCCTGCAATACCTGGCGACTTATCTCGGCGTGGCGCGCGAAACGCTGAGCAGGATCAGGGCTCGTATTTCAGATTGA
- the atpD gene encoding F0F1 ATP synthase subunit beta, which yields MANIGKITQVIGPVVDVAFDGEGAKLPNILDSLVVTKADGTVVVLECQQHLGEDRVRTISMEGTEGLVRGMKVTDNGTPIQMPIGEDIKGRLFNVIGHAIDGIKQPKGDKSLPIHRAAPAFEDLSTSTEVLFTGIKVIDLIEPYAKGGKIGLFGGAGVGKTVLIQELINNIAKAYSGLSVFAGVGERTREGNDLLREMIEAGIVDYGEEFMKSLHAGGWDLSKVSEEKLKDSKATFVFGQMNEPPGARARVALSGLTVAEYFRDGDGQGKGRDILFFVDNIFRFTQAGSEVSALLGRMPSAVGYQPTLATEMGAMQERITSTKNGSITSVQAVYVPADDLTDPAPATTFAHLDATTVLSRKISELGIYPAVDPLDSTSRILRPEIVGEEHYNCAQRVKSILQRYKELQDIIAILGMDELSDEDKLVVTRARRVQRFLSQPFHVAEAFTGLKGVLVDIKDTIKGFNAIMDGEYDHLPEMAFNLVGSIEQAEEKGQKMMAEAKG from the coding sequence ATGGCAAATATTGGTAAGATCACCCAGGTAATCGGTCCTGTAGTCGATGTGGCCTTCGATGGCGAAGGGGCTAAACTTCCGAATATCCTTGATTCTCTTGTTGTTACAAAAGCAGACGGCACCGTGGTGGTGTTGGAGTGCCAACAACACCTTGGCGAAGACCGCGTACGCACCATTTCGATGGAAGGTACCGAAGGTCTTGTGCGGGGAATGAAGGTGACCGATAACGGTACTCCCATCCAAATGCCCATTGGCGAAGATATTAAAGGCCGCCTTTTCAACGTGATTGGCCACGCCATCGATGGTATCAAGCAACCCAAAGGCGACAAATCGCTGCCGATCCACCGTGCGGCGCCCGCTTTCGAAGACCTTTCCACGTCGACCGAAGTGCTCTTTACCGGTATTAAAGTTATTGACCTTATCGAGCCCTACGCCAAGGGTGGTAAGATCGGGTTGTTCGGTGGTGCTGGTGTAGGCAAGACCGTATTGATCCAGGAGCTTATCAACAACATTGCGAAAGCCTATTCCGGTCTTTCCGTGTTTGCAGGTGTGGGCGAAAGAACCCGCGAAGGAAACGACCTTCTCCGCGAAATGATCGAAGCCGGCATCGTGGACTATGGCGAAGAATTTATGAAATCGCTGCACGCCGGCGGATGGGATCTGTCGAAAGTGAGCGAAGAAAAACTGAAAGACTCCAAGGCAACCTTCGTGTTCGGACAAATGAACGAACCTCCCGGAGCCCGTGCCCGCGTAGCCCTGTCAGGCTTGACGGTAGCCGAATATTTCCGAGACGGCGATGGACAAGGCAAAGGCCGCGACATCCTCTTCTTCGTAGACAACATCTTCCGTTTCACACAAGCAGGTTCTGAAGTATCGGCCCTCCTCGGCCGGATGCCTTCTGCCGTAGGATACCAACCCACACTGGCCACCGAAATGGGTGCCATGCAGGAACGCATCACCTCAACGAAAAACGGTTCCATCACATCGGTACAGGCCGTATACGTACCTGCCGATGACTTGACCGACCCTGCTCCTGCTACAACATTCGCGCACTTGGATGCCACCACCGTATTGTCGCGGAAGATCTCCGAGTTGGGTATCTACCCGGCCGTGGATCCTTTGGATTCTACGTCGCGCATTCTCCGTCCCGAGATCGTGGGTGAAGAGCACTACAACTGTGCCCAGCGTGTGAAGAGCATCCTCCAGCGCTACAAAGAATTGCAAGACATCATCGCCATCCTCGGTATGGACGAATTGTCGGACGAAGACAAACTGGTCGTAACCCGTGCTCGTCGCGTGCAGCGCTTCTTGTCGCAGCCCTTCCACGTGGCCGAAGCCTTCACCGGTTTGAAAGGCGTGTTGGTAGACATCAAGGATACCATCAAAGGATTCAACGCTATCATGGATGGCGAATACGATCACTTGCCTGAAATGGCCTTCAACCTGGTTGGAAGCATCGAGCAAGCCGAAGAGAAAGGCCAGAAGATGATGGCCGAAGCCAAAGGATAA